In the Leptospira sp. WS4.C2 genome, one interval contains:
- a CDS encoding AfsA-related hotdog domain-containing protein, which produces MKVFEKEELPAVLPLDKRYTRTYYQDDSFVSNIRRALPRMITTIVMEEHVFPKLTNEEIDFLLQYYAKRQDTSGNYYQLKTIPYRIRKESAERILEEAGVDETQRDFISTFYHFDTDLQQYILNDKVTESDEIRILQMIKRRDYYVGNVEKSMISAIFEPIEEIPKKDTFFANLYVPTEHKFFSPPNLKHISGMQIVEAARQFGIACNHMYGKVPFEGVTFLLLYLNSEFFQYAKMNMPIKLRARAIETKNSKSGYWNYSKLEITAYQENQEITKIEMAASILPLKVYKRLKSTQEEVYEIDPRFRILDQFKNNISVRENGRNIVSTIENISTSGFMVRCSGIHPGELADSQNLEFFMHFDIVGFVHGTCILLWVKEDDNNEDTFFAGFRFESISELDRANVKEAINRYGRLIEEREIQ; this is translated from the coding sequence ATGAAGGTTTTTGAAAAAGAAGAACTCCCCGCAGTTTTACCTCTCGACAAACGATACACGAGAACATATTACCAAGACGATAGTTTTGTTTCAAACATTCGAAGGGCACTTCCTAGAATGATTACAACAATCGTAATGGAGGAACATGTTTTCCCAAAGCTTACAAACGAAGAAATTGACTTTCTGCTTCAATATTATGCAAAAAGACAAGATACTAGTGGGAATTATTACCAACTCAAAACAATTCCATATCGTATCCGTAAAGAATCTGCAGAAAGAATTTTAGAAGAGGCCGGTGTCGATGAAACTCAAAGAGATTTCATCAGCACCTTCTATCATTTTGATACAGATTTACAGCAGTATATTTTAAATGATAAAGTCACAGAGTCGGATGAAATTCGAATCCTGCAAATGATCAAACGCAGAGACTATTACGTTGGCAACGTAGAGAAGTCAATGATATCTGCAATCTTCGAGCCAATTGAAGAAATTCCGAAAAAAGATACTTTTTTTGCAAATCTATATGTTCCTACAGAACATAAGTTTTTTTCCCCACCCAACCTAAAACATATTTCGGGAATGCAGATTGTAGAGGCTGCCAGACAATTCGGCATTGCCTGTAACCATATGTATGGAAAGGTCCCATTTGAAGGTGTCACCTTTTTATTGTTATATTTGAACTCTGAATTTTTCCAATATGCCAAAATGAATATGCCGATCAAGTTGCGGGCCAGAGCGATTGAGACCAAAAACAGTAAGTCAGGTTATTGGAACTACTCAAAACTAGAGATTACAGCGTATCAGGAAAACCAAGAGATTACAAAAATTGAAATGGCTGCTAGTATTTTGCCATTAAAAGTATACAAACGCTTAAAAAGCACACAGGAAGAAGTATACGAAATCGATCCAAGATTTCGCATTTTAGATCAGTTTAAAAACAATATTTCCGTCAGGGAAAATGGAAGAAATATTGTCTCAACCATTGAGAATATTTCGACTTCTGGTTTTATGGTACGTTGCTCAGGGATCCATCCTGGTGAATTGGCCGATAGCCAAAATCTCGAATTTTTTATGCATTTTGATATTGTCGGTTTCGTTCATGGAACTTGTATTTTATTATGGGTCAAAGAAGACGATAATAATGAAGACACCTTCTTTGCAGGTTTTCGTTTTGAATCGATTTCCGAACTAGACCGAGCAAATGTAAAGGAAGCCATCAATCGTTACGGGCGTTTGATAGAAGAAAGGGAAATCCAATGA
- a CDS encoding histidine kinase N-terminal 7TM domain-containing protein: protein MWQFHPYSLLLFLAFGFNLVLGLFVLKSFRLDLVKYLLVLVFGSMMWTGFYGLDFIYISPGLHRTFVALLYIGVSIANLGMVLVSLEFTQNKHLLTKRFWVLLTIQPLLTLAVCVLDPIFKTLTLDTYLVNIDGRIQWIQVTNTSGFFVSYFLSFFWSVFVGYLLIKGIFISKSTERRRYLLILISYLFIWVTAILHKLGVRPLPGLNVTAVMSTMQVILIFFAIGYYRMFDLVPLVRGEIVDELDEAVVILDFNNRIVDWNMAAEHLFCAASKNSTLLSYKYFFSSAPGIISKLDHLSDKRTLTKWIWEKDDKYWEVTAKQIRDANRKKIGMVLVFRDSTEQRNLEKQMSNVNRELMVANGTKDRFLSIISHDLRGPLAGIKMLLKVLNEDMKKKEDALAGMTQSLVDATESVFSLLENLLEWSKLQRGQEEFRPHYYRLDNIVRECLELFVLSASNKGISLEVEIPSHAMVFCDDRMIITVVRNLVSNALKFSHNDGKILIKASDVGEDWQVSVIDSGVGMSKAILDKLFKVGEVIKSTGTMGETGNGIGLLLCHEFVSVNGGNLFADSDGVSGSRFVFTIPKKMKEEIIS, encoded by the coding sequence TTGTGGCAATTTCATCCATATAGCTTACTTTTATTTCTTGCATTCGGCTTCAATCTTGTATTGGGGCTATTCGTTCTAAAATCTTTCCGTCTAGATCTTGTTAAATATTTATTAGTCTTAGTTTTCGGTTCGATGATGTGGACCGGATTTTATGGCCTTGATTTTATTTATATTAGTCCTGGTTTACACAGGACCTTTGTAGCTTTGTTATATATTGGAGTATCCATTGCCAATTTGGGAATGGTTCTTGTTTCTTTAGAGTTTACTCAAAACAAACATTTGTTAACTAAAAGATTTTGGGTATTACTTACAATCCAACCTCTACTGACATTAGCAGTTTGTGTTCTCGATCCAATTTTTAAAACATTAACGTTAGATACTTATCTAGTCAATATCGACGGTCGGATTCAATGGATCCAAGTTACAAATACTAGCGGATTTTTTGTTTCTTATTTTCTTTCTTTTTTTTGGTCTGTTTTCGTCGGTTACTTGTTGATCAAAGGAATTTTCATTTCGAAATCCACTGAAAGACGAAGATATTTATTAATCCTTATTTCATATTTATTTATATGGGTTACGGCAATTTTACATAAGTTAGGTGTAAGGCCATTGCCTGGTCTAAATGTCACTGCAGTTATGAGCACAATGCAAGTGATCCTTATTTTTTTTGCTATCGGTTACTATCGAATGTTTGATTTAGTACCCTTGGTTCGAGGGGAAATTGTCGATGAGTTAGATGAAGCAGTTGTAATTTTAGATTTTAATAATAGAATCGTAGATTGGAATATGGCTGCAGAACATTTGTTTTGTGCTGCCTCTAAGAATTCCACCTTACTTTCCTATAAATATTTTTTTTCTTCCGCTCCTGGGATCATCTCAAAACTCGACCATCTATCTGATAAACGAACACTCACTAAATGGATTTGGGAAAAAGATGATAAATATTGGGAAGTAACAGCAAAACAAATCAGAGATGCCAATCGTAAAAAAATCGGGATGGTTCTTGTTTTTCGAGATAGCACGGAACAAAGAAATTTAGAGAAACAAATGTCCAACGTCAATCGTGAGTTGATGGTTGCCAATGGAACTAAAGATCGTTTTTTATCTATTATTTCTCATGACTTACGTGGACCACTTGCTGGCATCAAAATGTTACTCAAAGTATTGAATGAGGACATGAAAAAAAAAGAGGATGCACTTGCTGGGATGACCCAGTCGCTGGTTGATGCAACAGAATCTGTTTTTTCATTGTTAGAAAATCTTTTAGAGTGGTCTAAATTGCAACGTGGACAGGAGGAATTCCGTCCTCATTACTATCGGTTGGATAACATTGTAAGAGAGTGTTTGGAATTATTTGTTTTAAGTGCTTCCAATAAAGGTATCAGTTTAGAAGTGGAAATCCCTTCTCATGCTATGGTCTTTTGTGATGATCGGATGATCATTACTGTAGTCCGAAATTTGGTTTCGAATGCGCTTAAGTTTAGTCATAATGATGGCAAAATACTCATCAAAGCTTCGGATGTCGGTGAGGACTGGCAAGTTTCTGTTATTGACTCGGGTGTGGGTATGTCTAAGGCAATACTCGATAAATTATTCAAAGTGGGGGAAGTGATAAAGTCCACTGGTACTATGGGGGAAACGGGAAACGGGATTGGACTTTTACTTTGTCATGAGTTTGTCTCTGTAAATGGAGGGAATCTCTTTGCAGATAGTGATGGGGTCTCAGGTTCCAGATTCGTTTTTACCATTCCTAAAAAGATGAAAGAGGAGATCATTTCGTGA
- a CDS encoding polymer-forming cytoskeletal protein has product MSKKEMQTTITEHGVIATILGKETAFSGTLAFKKPLQISGDFTGEIISDGYLVISEGARVKANIKAGTVVVGGTIVGNVTATQRLEMLSTGKVQGNIRTAKLQIADGVVFDGNCEMLSSDET; this is encoded by the coding sequence ATGTCAAAAAAAGAAATGCAAACAACCATCACCGAACACGGAGTCATTGCCACAATTCTCGGAAAAGAAACAGCATTTAGCGGAACGTTAGCTTTCAAAAAACCTTTACAGATATCTGGTGATTTCACCGGAGAAATCATCTCCGATGGTTATCTAGTGATCAGCGAAGGTGCAAGAGTCAAAGCAAACATTAAAGCTGGGACTGTTGTTGTCGGTGGAACCATCGTCGGGAACGTAACTGCCACGCAAAGATTAGAAATGTTATCTACAGGAAAGGTCCAGGGGAACATTCGAACAGCGAAACTTCAAATAGCAGACGGCGTTGTTTTTGACGGAAATTGTGAAATGCTAAGCAGCGACGAGACTTAG
- a CDS encoding SDR family NAD(P)-dependent oxidoreductase, which translates to MSGKKVALVTGGTSGLGRSIVLEFANAGYVVGFCGRRKQEGEETLALLEKQGGTGIFVRCDVTQSEAVRNFVESVVLKYGSIDVAVNNAGISGVLKATADYPLDIFDSVMDVNLKGTFLSMQFELKQFLTQGKGGVIINVSSALGVRGKEKAGPYSMTKHGIIGLTKSAALEYGSSGIRVVALCPGGIQTEMDDVFYANVPNPEEVKKERMKSYALGRMATPEEVAKTCVWLSTDGAAFITGAVIPVDGGKTAR; encoded by the coding sequence ATGAGTGGAAAAAAAGTAGCACTAGTTACCGGCGGAACTTCTGGCCTTGGAAGGTCTATTGTTTTAGAATTTGCAAACGCCGGTTATGTGGTTGGGTTTTGCGGAAGACGAAAACAGGAAGGGGAAGAAACTTTAGCCCTTCTCGAAAAACAAGGTGGCACGGGAATCTTTGTTCGTTGCGATGTCACACAATCGGAAGCAGTTCGTAATTTTGTTGAATCAGTAGTGCTTAAGTATGGTTCCATTGATGTTGCTGTTAATAATGCCGGAATCTCAGGAGTTTTAAAAGCAACAGCAGATTATCCATTAGATATTTTTGATTCTGTAATGGATGTAAATTTAAAAGGTACCTTTCTTTCTATGCAATTTGAACTAAAACAATTTTTGACCCAAGGAAAGGGTGGTGTCATCATCAATGTATCTTCAGCACTGGGTGTTCGAGGAAAGGAAAAAGCCGGCCCTTATTCTATGACAAAACATGGAATTATCGGACTCACTAAGTCGGCCGCCTTGGAATATGGATCTTCTGGGATTCGGGTGGTTGCCCTTTGTCCTGGTGGGATCCAAACAGAAATGGATGATGTTTTTTATGCCAATGTCCCAAACCCAGAAGAAGTAAAAAAAGAGAGAATGAAATCGTATGCGTTAGGGAGAATGGCAACACCAGAAGAAGTTGCAAAAACTTGTGTATGGCTGTCTACTGACGGAGCTGCTTTTATCACTGGAGCTGTAATACCGGTCGACGGTGGCAAAACAGCGAGATAA
- the acpS gene encoding holo-ACP synthase: MLSVGNDIVENQRIRELLEKHGDRFLKRVFTDEEVEYCHKHKDPVPFLAGRFACKEAVIKALNLNPGEVADMREIELAGTNFGKKTLVIHGKTEKFFREKGFTKSTVSISHADHYATAVVIFYKEPK, translated from the coding sequence ATGTTATCCGTCGGGAACGACATCGTTGAAAACCAAAGAATTCGTGAACTATTAGAAAAACACGGAGATAGGTTCCTGAAGCGAGTTTTTACAGATGAGGAAGTGGAATACTGCCACAAACACAAAGACCCTGTTCCTTTTCTGGCTGGCCGATTTGCCTGTAAAGAAGCTGTAATTAAGGCCCTAAACCTTAATCCAGGCGAAGTTGCTGATATGCGGGAGATTGAACTTGCAGGCACAAATTTTGGTAAAAAAACGCTAGTCATCCATGGGAAAACTGAGAAGTTTTTCCGTGAGAAAGGATTTACGAAGAGTACCGTATCCATCAGCCATGCTGACCATTACGCTACAGCCGTTGTCATTTTCTATAAGGAGCCCAAATGA
- a CDS encoding AAA family ATPase translates to MFTVGKYKAVKELHLGKRSSVYSGESASGTPVVIKLLNRDYPDNHEITRFKNEFEILRSIDSPYTLRPLDLESYQNTVAIIFPNVAYTDLAKLQLSGKYSNIATFLNIAIEVCRALADIHKAKIVHNDIKAQNIIYNPDTGTLKIIDFGSATLLTHRSFYLPMNQNLTGTLAHISPEQTGRMNRTVDYRTDFYSFGVTLYQLITGDLPFLYTDSLEMVHAHLAKTPLSPKDRSGAPKIVSDLIMKLLEKNPEDRYQTATGLLSDLSAIQSVLLENGREALNHFQMELAKNDKSSRFQIPKKLYGRENQLKVFEEKFLDATEGRIEIFLISGRSGIGKSALINEIQKPVTREKAYFTSGKFDLYKKSIPYRAINLALQGLVRQLLSESESSVKVWKRLLSDALGSNAKVIIDVVPELSQLLGEKPIPPELDSLETENRFHLVFRKFLRTICTKEHPVVLFLDDMQWADSSSILLLKEVLTDPEISHFFIILSYRDNEVLPTDPFFRLLEELREIQIAITEIRLEPLRERDVASLVSETLVVPESEIRPIAEVLWKKTKGNPFHVNEMFKNLYERSYIYFADDHWSWDKDKIDSVNISDNVIDLIIDKINLQSAELIDALKLTACIGNWFRHDIYATIAERPFHKASMDLVALANEEFLILGMEDANFTHDKIREAIYKIISPEEKAKLHYKIGKTYLSILYKYKLEDHLFTIVNQLNLGSSQMKGTEELAELRILNEKAGFKALNSSAYDAAFTFFDRMAGLMKDNEWNTEYENTLKLHLAYARAAYLSKNFEAAEKSFNYILSFVRNDLDKILVYELQSSMLVTQNKMKEVLGTLKQALNLVGVRLPKKATALSPLREILKFKFKLGRRSIESLENLPVSDDPKYLAIMRLLNACIAPSFLAEPNLFPVIVLKLVNHTLRYGLCEISAFGFCAMGIIQGSGLGNYDDGLKFGQLGVRLLDTLDAKTFRCRTLFMFACMIAPWKNHARDGRSIFWDSFLAGMETGDLQYSSYSLNNIHFQGLLFRENLEDLYKSQLRYDASLLSLRQNHAYQVHRLNLQLVENMRGESADPMSLEGRYFSETETVTEWQSTGNANALFDYYLCKLRIEYFLGDKEKAYEYSTKLDNLEGAMFGMMFVPEHVFLGALVTFSLIVDNKIPPGVTKSSLKKRLHGFEKRMKVWAKSSPDNFGHKYEIISALLLYIANQKTQAVIACKAAISSARESNFILEEAIANEFLVRMWKETGFEQYSNLHLVEAHYRYGKYGFLSKVKQLELDHISLKKYIGRNFRTDSTDSLSLFSTTKDIFGDVGSTLDINTVIKASQTISGEIQLNRLLEKMMKILIENAGAERGYFILKSDSGWQVLAESEAENESVSVYSDSPFDIDFLEPVAYVNQNKIPSQIIGYVVRTGLVVICGDAAREGDFKNDPYVKSNLPKSLLCYPILSHGTVVGIVYLENNLTTDAFTPGRVEILKILSSQIAVSIENSLLYTNLEQKVDERTKELNFALTEVKGLKEQQDGDYFLASLLIEPLTQNLATSSNMNIQFLTEQKKKFSYKQWNSEIGGDLCVSSSIQLQNKKYIVVLNGDAMGKSMQGASGALVIGSVFEAIIKRNGQSDEVRDITPEKWVSNAYIELHNTLVTFDGSMLISMFLCLIDDETGFFYFLNAEHPRPVIYRNERTFFLPHNYVCAKLGLLASKKALQINTFQLEKGDLLLIGSDGRDDILIGSEIEMEVNEDDALFLKTTLEGGGDLEAIRDSIKSHGELIDDLSLIRVEYTGEGSPVHVPPNHPKHFVYLRALTLYKQKKWADVERMISSHFDSIHDAPLSVQKIYLYTEHRMSAFPLEFAVQYVQKNPSDSLTLFYIAEALYEHGDFSAAYDYSERVQLRRPYHKENNILFARLLELRRK, encoded by the coding sequence GTGTTCACTGTTGGAAAATATAAAGCGGTTAAAGAACTTCATTTAGGAAAAAGAAGTTCAGTTTATTCAGGGGAATCCGCGTCTGGTACCCCCGTTGTGATTAAATTATTAAACCGTGATTATCCGGATAATCACGAGATCACTCGTTTTAAAAACGAATTTGAAATACTAAGATCCATTGATTCACCTTATACATTAAGACCACTAGATTTAGAATCTTACCAAAATACTGTTGCTATTATTTTCCCTAATGTTGCTTATACAGATCTCGCAAAATTACAGTTAAGTGGGAAATATAGCAATATTGCTACTTTTTTGAATATAGCCATTGAAGTTTGTAGAGCCCTTGCGGACATTCATAAGGCAAAAATTGTTCATAATGATATCAAAGCTCAGAACATAATTTACAATCCGGATACTGGTACTCTAAAAATTATTGATTTTGGTTCAGCAACTCTTTTAACCCATCGAAGTTTCTATCTCCCGATGAATCAGAACCTTACGGGAACTCTTGCCCATATTTCCCCAGAACAAACTGGTCGGATGAATCGAACTGTAGATTACCGAACCGACTTTTATTCGTTTGGTGTCACCTTATATCAATTAATCACTGGAGACCTCCCTTTTTTATACACTGATAGTTTAGAAATGGTGCATGCTCACCTTGCCAAAACACCACTTTCACCTAAGGACAGAAGTGGTGCTCCAAAAATAGTTTCTGATTTGATTATGAAACTTCTGGAAAAAAATCCGGAAGATCGGTACCAAACAGCTACAGGTTTACTTTCGGATCTTTCGGCAATTCAGTCTGTTCTTCTCGAAAATGGACGCGAAGCTTTAAATCATTTCCAGATGGAATTGGCTAAGAATGATAAATCGTCGCGATTCCAAATTCCAAAAAAGTTATATGGTAGAGAAAACCAACTAAAAGTATTTGAAGAAAAGTTTTTGGATGCCACAGAAGGTCGGATTGAAATTTTTCTGATCTCTGGTCGTTCTGGAATTGGAAAATCTGCTCTTATTAATGAAATTCAAAAGCCGGTAACAAGAGAGAAGGCTTACTTTACTTCTGGAAAATTTGATTTATATAAAAAGTCAATTCCGTATCGAGCTATCAACTTAGCTTTACAAGGACTAGTCCGTCAGTTACTATCAGAAAGTGAATCTTCTGTAAAAGTTTGGAAAAGGTTACTTTCTGATGCACTTGGTTCTAATGCCAAAGTAATTATTGATGTAGTTCCAGAACTCTCGCAACTGTTAGGTGAAAAACCAATCCCGCCAGAATTGGATAGTTTAGAAACGGAAAATAGATTTCATTTAGTTTTTCGAAAGTTTCTAAGAACCATTTGTACAAAAGAACACCCAGTTGTTTTGTTTTTAGATGATATGCAGTGGGCAGATTCTTCAAGTATACTTCTTCTAAAGGAGGTATTAACGGATCCAGAAATTTCTCATTTCTTTATTATTTTATCTTATCGCGATAACGAAGTATTACCAACAGACCCGTTCTTTCGATTACTGGAAGAACTACGTGAAATTCAAATTGCGATTACAGAAATTCGATTAGAGCCACTTCGTGAAAGAGATGTTGCGTCACTTGTCTCTGAAACTCTCGTTGTTCCCGAATCGGAGATTAGGCCTATTGCTGAAGTCCTTTGGAAAAAAACCAAAGGGAATCCATTTCATGTTAATGAAATGTTCAAAAATCTTTATGAAAGATCTTACATTTATTTTGCAGATGACCACTGGTCCTGGGATAAAGATAAAATTGATTCTGTTAATATTTCTGACAATGTTATTGATTTAATCATCGATAAAATTAACCTTCAATCCGCCGAATTAATTGATGCATTAAAATTAACTGCATGTATTGGAAACTGGTTTCGACATGATATCTATGCCACAATTGCAGAAAGACCATTCCATAAAGCATCCATGGATTTAGTGGCTCTTGCCAATGAAGAGTTTTTGATTCTCGGAATGGAAGATGCGAACTTTACACATGATAAAATAAGGGAAGCAATTTATAAGATTATTTCACCTGAAGAAAAAGCAAAACTCCATTATAAAATAGGAAAAACTTATCTCTCTATTCTCTATAAATATAAGTTAGAAGACCATTTGTTTACCATTGTAAACCAATTGAATCTGGGTTCTTCTCAAATGAAAGGAACTGAAGAGTTAGCTGAGTTACGAATCCTAAATGAGAAAGCCGGATTTAAAGCATTAAATTCTTCAGCTTATGATGCTGCTTTTACATTCTTTGATCGAATGGCAGGGCTCATGAAAGATAATGAATGGAATACGGAGTATGAGAATACTTTGAAACTTCATTTAGCTTACGCAAGAGCGGCATATCTTTCGAAAAATTTTGAAGCAGCTGAGAAGAGTTTTAATTATATACTTAGTTTTGTTCGGAATGATTTAGATAAGATTCTTGTTTACGAACTCCAATCCTCTATGCTTGTAACACAGAACAAGATGAAGGAAGTTCTTGGGACACTTAAACAAGCCTTAAATCTTGTCGGAGTCAGATTACCAAAAAAAGCAACAGCTTTATCACCCTTACGCGAAATACTTAAATTCAAGTTTAAATTAGGACGTCGGTCTATCGAAAGTTTAGAAAACCTTCCTGTTTCGGACGATCCAAAGTATCTAGCAATTATGAGGCTTCTTAATGCTTGCATCGCTCCATCATTTCTTGCTGAACCAAATTTATTTCCCGTCATTGTATTAAAGTTAGTTAATCATACTTTGCGATATGGTTTATGTGAAATTAGCGCGTTTGGTTTTTGTGCGATGGGAATCATCCAGGGATCTGGTTTAGGAAATTATGATGATGGTCTAAAGTTTGGCCAGTTAGGTGTTCGATTATTGGATACTTTGGACGCAAAAACATTCCGCTGTCGAACTTTATTTATGTTCGCATGTATGATTGCACCTTGGAAAAACCACGCAAGAGATGGGCGATCAATTTTTTGGGATAGTTTCCTTGCTGGAATGGAAACTGGTGATCTGCAATATTCTTCATACTCTCTAAACAATATTCATTTCCAAGGTTTGTTGTTCCGTGAAAACTTAGAGGACTTGTATAAAAGTCAACTTCGTTATGATGCATCTCTATTGAGTCTTCGTCAGAACCATGCGTATCAAGTTCATCGATTGAATCTTCAGTTAGTTGAAAATATGAGAGGGGAGTCTGCTGACCCGATGAGCTTAGAGGGGCGGTATTTTTCTGAAACAGAAACCGTTACAGAGTGGCAATCTACTGGAAATGCGAATGCTTTATTTGATTATTATTTATGTAAGTTGCGAATCGAATACTTCCTGGGAGACAAAGAAAAGGCATACGAATATTCAACTAAGTTAGATAATTTAGAAGGAGCAATGTTTGGAATGATGTTTGTTCCAGAACATGTATTCCTTGGCGCTCTTGTGACTTTTTCACTCATAGTAGATAACAAAATTCCTCCTGGAGTAACAAAGTCTTCTCTTAAAAAGAGATTACATGGATTCGAAAAAAGGATGAAGGTATGGGCGAAAAGTTCTCCCGATAATTTTGGTCATAAATATGAAATTATTTCAGCGTTATTATTGTATATCGCTAACCAAAAAACGCAGGCAGTGATCGCTTGTAAGGCGGCAATCTCTTCTGCACGTGAATCGAATTTTATTTTAGAAGAAGCCATTGCAAATGAGTTTTTGGTTCGAATGTGGAAAGAGACAGGATTCGAACAGTATAGTAACTTACATTTGGTGGAAGCTCATTATAGATACGGAAAATATGGATTCTTGTCAAAGGTAAAACAATTAGAATTAGATCACATATCTTTGAAAAAATATATTGGAAGAAACTTCCGAACTGATTCGACAGATAGTCTTTCTCTCTTTAGCACAACAAAAGATATTTTCGGTGATGTAGGTTCCACCTTAGACATCAATACAGTTATCAAAGCATCTCAAACTATCTCAGGGGAAATCCAACTCAATCGTCTTTTGGAAAAAATGATGAAGATCCTGATTGAAAATGCAGGTGCAGAGAGGGGATACTTTATACTTAAGTCTGATTCTGGTTGGCAGGTGCTTGCAGAATCGGAAGCGGAAAATGAATCTGTTTCGGTGTATTCAGATTCTCCATTTGATATCGATTTTCTAGAACCAGTCGCCTATGTAAACCAAAACAAAATTCCTTCGCAAATCATCGGTTATGTGGTTAGGACTGGCCTTGTTGTGATTTGTGGGGATGCAGCAAGAGAGGGTGATTTTAAAAACGACCCTTATGTAAAATCCAATCTTCCTAAGTCATTACTTTGTTACCCAATCTTAAGTCATGGAACGGTAGTTGGTATAGTCTATTTAGAAAATAATTTAACAACTGATGCATTTACGCCCGGTCGCGTAGAAATCCTAAAGATATTGTCTTCGCAGATTGCTGTATCTATCGAAAACTCTCTTCTTTATACTAATTTGGAACAAAAAGTTGATGAAAGAACCAAAGAGTTAAACTTTGCATTGACCGAAGTAAAAGGTTTAAAAGAACAACAAGATGGAGATTATTTTTTAGCTTCACTACTTATTGAACCCTTAACTCAAAACCTTGCTACTTCATCCAACATGAATATTCAGTTCCTAACGGAACAAAAGAAAAAGTTTTCTTATAAACAATGGAATTCTGAAATTGGTGGTGATCTATGTGTCTCTTCTTCAATTCAGTTGCAGAACAAAAAGTATATCGTTGTTTTGAATGGCGATGCAATGGGTAAGTCGATGCAAGGTGCTAGCGGTGCTCTTGTTATTGGATCAGTATTTGAAGCCATTATTAAAAGAAATGGTCAGTCTGATGAAGTGCGCGATATCACACCAGAAAAATGGGTTAGTAATGCATACATTGAATTACACAACACTTTAGTAACCTTTGACGGATCCATGCTCATCTCCATGTTCCTTTGTTTGATTGATGATGAAACTGGTTTTTTCTATTTTTTAAATGCCGAACACCCAAGGCCTGTAATATATCGAAATGAACGTACTTTTTTCTTACCGCATAACTATGTTTGTGCGAAGTTAGGTCTTTTGGCATCGAAAAAAGCCCTTCAAATCAACACCTTCCAACTAGAGAAGGGGGATTTGTTGTTAATTGGCTCTGATGGACGAGATGATATATTGATCGGCTCCGAAATTGAGATGGAAGTCAATGAAGATGACGCATTGTTTCTTAAGACTACACTAGAGGGTGGGGGCGATTTAGAAGCCATTCGGGATTCGATTAAAAGTCATGGGGAATTGATTGATGATTTATCCTTGATCCGAGTGGAATATACGGGAGAGGGGTCTCCGGTCCATGTTCCACCAAATCATCCAAAACATTTTGTATATTTACGTGCACTGACACTCTACAAACAAAAAAAATGGGCAGATGTGGAACGAATGATTTCCAGTCATTTTGACTCGATCCATGATGCCCCTCTATCGGTTCAAAAAATCTATTTATATACGGAACACAGGATGTCTGCATTTCCTTTAGAGTTTGCTGTCCAATATGTCCAAAAGAATCCTTCTGATAGCCTAACGTTATTTTACATTGCGGAAGCTTTGTATGAACATGGTGATTTTTCTGCCGCTTATGACTATTCTGAGCGGGTACAACTCCGGCGCCCCTACCACAAAGAAAACAATATATTATTTGCTCGACTCTTAGAACTTCGGCGAAAATAA
- a CDS encoding universal stress protein, giving the protein MEKLIQKLIIPIDGSPSSAKALEFGLAIAKASNAKCYVVEVIEDFGPLPGYYDAAPVGKDRVQWISEQRFEKIHPILDETSVKWERVILEGYPAEEICKLAEKEKADLIVIGSRGHGILGRFIMGSVSDRVVHYAPCSVTVVR; this is encoded by the coding sequence ATGGAAAAATTGATTCAAAAGCTGATCATCCCTATTGATGGTTCACCTAGTTCTGCCAAGGCGTTGGAATTTGGTTTGGCAATTGCTAAGGCAAGTAATGCAAAATGTTATGTTGTGGAAGTGATTGAGGATTTTGGCCCTTTACCTGGTTATTACGATGCAGCTCCAGTAGGAAAAGACAGAGTGCAATGGATTTCAGAGCAAAGGTTTGAAAAAATACATCCTATCCTAGATGAGACCTCAGTAAAATGGGAACGTGTCATATTAGAAGGGTATCCTGCTGAAGAAATATGCAAACTTGCTGAAAAAGAAAAAGCAGACTTGATTGTCATTGGAAGTCGGGGTCACGGGATCCTTGGAAGATTCATCATGGGTAGTGTTTCTGATCGAGTTGTGCACTATGCACCATGTTCGGTAACAGTAGTTAGGTGA